A region of Saccopteryx leptura isolate mSacLep1 chromosome X, mSacLep1_pri_phased_curated, whole genome shotgun sequence DNA encodes the following proteins:
- the TFE3 gene encoding transcription factor E3 isoform X2, whose amino-acid sequence MSHAAEPARDGVETSAEGPRAVFVLLEELEPADSAQLLSLNSLLPESGIVADIELENVLDPDSFYELKSQPLPLRSSLPKSLQATPTTPATLSASSSAGGSRTPAMSSSSSSRVLLRQQLMRAQAQEQERRERQEQAAASPFPSPAPASPAISVVGVSAGGHTLSRPPPAQVPREVLKVQTHLENPTRYHLQQARRQQIDDVIDEIISLESSYNDEMLNYLPGGTTGLQLPSTLPVSGNLLDVYSSQSVVTPAITVSNSCPAELPNIKREISETEAKALLKERQKKDNHNLIERRRRFNINDRIKELGTLIPKSSDPEMRWNKGTILKASVDYIRKLQKEQQRSKDLESRQRSLEQANRSLQLRIQELELQAQIHGLPVPPTPGLVSLATTSASESLKPEQLDMEEEGRPGLATFHAVGGPAQGAPRQQPPVPPSDTLLDLHFPSDHLGDLGDPFHLGLTDILMEEEEGVLGGLSGGALSPLRAASDPLLSSVSPAVSKASSRRSSFSMEEES is encoded by the exons ATGTCTCATGCAGCCGAGCCAGCTCGGGACGGCGTAGAGACCAGCGCGGAGGGCCCTCGAGCCGTGTTCGTGCTGTTGGAGGAGCTCGAGCCGGCCGACTCAGCCCAGCTGCTCAG ccTGAACTCTTTGCTTCCGGAATCCGGGATTGTTGCTGACATCGAATTAGAAAACGTCCTTGATCCTGACAGCTTTTACGAGCTCAAAAGCCAGCCCCTACCACTACGCTCAAG CCTCCCCAAATCACTGCAGGCCACACCAACCACCCCAGCTACACTGTCTGCATCATCTTCTGCAGGGGGCTCCCGGACCCCTGCCATGTCGTCATCTTCTTCATCGCGGGTCTTGCTGCGGCAGCAGCTAATGCGGGCCCAGGCGCAGGAACAGGAGAGGCGTGAGCGTCAGGAACAGGCTGCAGCTTCTCCCTTCCCCAGTCCTGCACCTGCCTCTCCTGCCATCTCTGTGGTTGGTGTCTCTGCCGGGGGCCACACATTGAGCCGTCCTCCCCCTGCTCAGGTGCCCAGGGAGGTGCTCAAG GTGCAAACCCATCTGGAGAACCCAACGCGCTACCACCTACAGCAGGCGCGCCGGCAGCAG ATTGACGATGTCATTGATGAGATCATCAGCCTAGAGTCCAGTTACAATGACGAGATGCTCAACTATCTACCTGGAGGCACTACGGGGCTGCAGCTCCCCAGCACG CTGCCTGTGTCAGGGAATCTGCTTGATGTGTACAGCAGTCAGAGTGTGGTCACACCTGCCATCACTGTCAGCAACTCCTGCCCAGCTGAGCTGCCCAACATCAAGCGGGAGATCTCTG AGACGGAGGCCAAGGCCCTTTTAAAGGAACGGCAGAAGAAGGACAACCACAACCTAA TTGAACGTCGCAGGCGATTCAACATTAACGACAGGATCAAGGAGCTGGGCACTCTCATCCCTAAGTCCAGTGACCC GGAGATGCGCTGGAACAAGGGCACCATCCTCAAAGCCTCTGTGGATTACATCCGCAAGCTGCAGAAGGAGCAGCAGCGCTCCAAAGACCTGGAGAGCCGGCAGCGATCCCTGGAGCAAGCCAACCGCAGCCTGCAGCTCCGAATTCAG GAGCTTGAACTGCAGGCCCAGATCCATGGTCTGCCCGTCCCTCCGACCCCAGGGCTGGTCTCCCTGGCCACAACTTCGGCCTCTGAGAGCCTCAAGCCAGAGCAGCTGGACATGGAGGAGGAGGGCAGGCCAGGCCTAGCAACGTTCCATGCAGTGGGGGGCCCTGCTCAGGGTGCTCCCCGTCAGCAGCCCCCAGTGCCGCCCTCAGACACCCTCTTGGACCTGCACTTTCCCAGCGACCACCTGGGGGATCTTGGGGACCCCTTCCACTTGGGGCTGACGGACATtctgatggaggaggaggagggggtgttGGGGGGACTGTCGGGGGGCGCCTTGTCCCCACTGCGGGCTGCCTCTGACCCCCTGCTCTCTTCCGTGTCCCCCGCTGTCTCCAAGGCCAGCAGCCGCCGCAGCAGCTTCAGCATGGAAGAGGAGTCCTGA
- the TFE3 gene encoding transcription factor E3 isoform X1, with translation MSHAAEPARDGVETSAEGPRAVFVLLEELEPADSAQLLSLNSLLPESGIVADIELENVLDPDSFYELKSQPLPLRSSLPKSLQATPTTPATLSASSSAGGSRTPAMSSSSSSRVLLRQQLMRAQAQEQERRERQEQAAASPFPSPAPASPAISVVGVSAGGHTLSRPPPAQVPREVLKVQTHLENPTRYHLQQARRQQVKQYLSTTLGPKLASQALTPPPGAASAQPLPAPEAAHATGPTGSAPNSPMALLTIGSSSEKEIDDVIDEIISLESSYNDEMLNYLPGGTTGLQLPSTLPVSGNLLDVYSSQSVVTPAITVSNSCPAELPNIKREISETEAKALLKERQKKDNHNLIERRRRFNINDRIKELGTLIPKSSDPEMRWNKGTILKASVDYIRKLQKEQQRSKDLESRQRSLEQANRSLQLRIQELELQAQIHGLPVPPTPGLVSLATTSASESLKPEQLDMEEEGRPGLATFHAVGGPAQGAPRQQPPVPPSDTLLDLHFPSDHLGDLGDPFHLGLTDILMEEEEGVLGGLSGGALSPLRAASDPLLSSVSPAVSKASSRRSSFSMEEES, from the exons ATGTCTCATGCAGCCGAGCCAGCTCGGGACGGCGTAGAGACCAGCGCGGAGGGCCCTCGAGCCGTGTTCGTGCTGTTGGAGGAGCTCGAGCCGGCCGACTCAGCCCAGCTGCTCAG ccTGAACTCTTTGCTTCCGGAATCCGGGATTGTTGCTGACATCGAATTAGAAAACGTCCTTGATCCTGACAGCTTTTACGAGCTCAAAAGCCAGCCCCTACCACTACGCTCAAG CCTCCCCAAATCACTGCAGGCCACACCAACCACCCCAGCTACACTGTCTGCATCATCTTCTGCAGGGGGCTCCCGGACCCCTGCCATGTCGTCATCTTCTTCATCGCGGGTCTTGCTGCGGCAGCAGCTAATGCGGGCCCAGGCGCAGGAACAGGAGAGGCGTGAGCGTCAGGAACAGGCTGCAGCTTCTCCCTTCCCCAGTCCTGCACCTGCCTCTCCTGCCATCTCTGTGGTTGGTGTCTCTGCCGGGGGCCACACATTGAGCCGTCCTCCCCCTGCTCAGGTGCCCAGGGAGGTGCTCAAG GTGCAAACCCATCTGGAGAACCCAACGCGCTACCACCTACAGCAGGCGCGCCGGCAGCAGGTGAAACAGTACCTATCCACCacacttgggcccaagctggctTCCCAGGCCCTCACCCCGCCACCGGGGGCTGCTAGTGCCCAGCCGCTCCCTGCCCCTGAGGCCGCCCATGCTACTGGCCCCACAGGCAGCGCCCCCAACAGCCCCATGGCACTACTCACCATCGGGTCCAGCTCAGAGAAGGAG ATTGACGATGTCATTGATGAGATCATCAGCCTAGAGTCCAGTTACAATGACGAGATGCTCAACTATCTACCTGGAGGCACTACGGGGCTGCAGCTCCCCAGCACG CTGCCTGTGTCAGGGAATCTGCTTGATGTGTACAGCAGTCAGAGTGTGGTCACACCTGCCATCACTGTCAGCAACTCCTGCCCAGCTGAGCTGCCCAACATCAAGCGGGAGATCTCTG AGACGGAGGCCAAGGCCCTTTTAAAGGAACGGCAGAAGAAGGACAACCACAACCTAA TTGAACGTCGCAGGCGATTCAACATTAACGACAGGATCAAGGAGCTGGGCACTCTCATCCCTAAGTCCAGTGACCC GGAGATGCGCTGGAACAAGGGCACCATCCTCAAAGCCTCTGTGGATTACATCCGCAAGCTGCAGAAGGAGCAGCAGCGCTCCAAAGACCTGGAGAGCCGGCAGCGATCCCTGGAGCAAGCCAACCGCAGCCTGCAGCTCCGAATTCAG GAGCTTGAACTGCAGGCCCAGATCCATGGTCTGCCCGTCCCTCCGACCCCAGGGCTGGTCTCCCTGGCCACAACTTCGGCCTCTGAGAGCCTCAAGCCAGAGCAGCTGGACATGGAGGAGGAGGGCAGGCCAGGCCTAGCAACGTTCCATGCAGTGGGGGGCCCTGCTCAGGGTGCTCCCCGTCAGCAGCCCCCAGTGCCGCCCTCAGACACCCTCTTGGACCTGCACTTTCCCAGCGACCACCTGGGGGATCTTGGGGACCCCTTCCACTTGGGGCTGACGGACATtctgatggaggaggaggagggggtgttGGGGGGACTGTCGGGGGGCGCCTTGTCCCCACTGCGGGCTGCCTCTGACCCCCTGCTCTCTTCCGTGTCCCCCGCTGTCTCCAAGGCCAGCAGCCGCCGCAGCAGCTTCAGCATGGAAGAGGAGTCCTGA
- the TFE3 gene encoding transcription factor E3 isoform X3 gives MSSSSSSRVLLRQQLMRAQAQEQERRERQEQAAASPFPSPAPASPAISVVGVSAGGHTLSRPPPAQVPREVLKVQTHLENPTRYHLQQARRQQVKQYLSTTLGPKLASQALTPPPGAASAQPLPAPEAAHATGPTGSAPNSPMALLTIGSSSEKEIDDVIDEIISLESSYNDEMLNYLPGGTTGLQLPSTLPVSGNLLDVYSSQSVVTPAITVSNSCPAELPNIKREISETEAKALLKERQKKDNHNLIERRRRFNINDRIKELGTLIPKSSDPEMRWNKGTILKASVDYIRKLQKEQQRSKDLESRQRSLEQANRSLQLRIQELELQAQIHGLPVPPTPGLVSLATTSASESLKPEQLDMEEEGRPGLATFHAVGGPAQGAPRQQPPVPPSDTLLDLHFPSDHLGDLGDPFHLGLTDILMEEEEGVLGGLSGGALSPLRAASDPLLSSVSPAVSKASSRRSSFSMEEES, from the exons ATGTCGTCATCTTCTTCATCGCGGGTCTTGCTGCGGCAGCAGCTAATGCGGGCCCAGGCGCAGGAACAGGAGAGGCGTGAGCGTCAGGAACAGGCTGCAGCTTCTCCCTTCCCCAGTCCTGCACCTGCCTCTCCTGCCATCTCTGTGGTTGGTGTCTCTGCCGGGGGCCACACATTGAGCCGTCCTCCCCCTGCTCAGGTGCCCAGGGAGGTGCTCAAG GTGCAAACCCATCTGGAGAACCCAACGCGCTACCACCTACAGCAGGCGCGCCGGCAGCAGGTGAAACAGTACCTATCCACCacacttgggcccaagctggctTCCCAGGCCCTCACCCCGCCACCGGGGGCTGCTAGTGCCCAGCCGCTCCCTGCCCCTGAGGCCGCCCATGCTACTGGCCCCACAGGCAGCGCCCCCAACAGCCCCATGGCACTACTCACCATCGGGTCCAGCTCAGAGAAGGAG ATTGACGATGTCATTGATGAGATCATCAGCCTAGAGTCCAGTTACAATGACGAGATGCTCAACTATCTACCTGGAGGCACTACGGGGCTGCAGCTCCCCAGCACG CTGCCTGTGTCAGGGAATCTGCTTGATGTGTACAGCAGTCAGAGTGTGGTCACACCTGCCATCACTGTCAGCAACTCCTGCCCAGCTGAGCTGCCCAACATCAAGCGGGAGATCTCTG AGACGGAGGCCAAGGCCCTTTTAAAGGAACGGCAGAAGAAGGACAACCACAACCTAA TTGAACGTCGCAGGCGATTCAACATTAACGACAGGATCAAGGAGCTGGGCACTCTCATCCCTAAGTCCAGTGACCC GGAGATGCGCTGGAACAAGGGCACCATCCTCAAAGCCTCTGTGGATTACATCCGCAAGCTGCAGAAGGAGCAGCAGCGCTCCAAAGACCTGGAGAGCCGGCAGCGATCCCTGGAGCAAGCCAACCGCAGCCTGCAGCTCCGAATTCAG GAGCTTGAACTGCAGGCCCAGATCCATGGTCTGCCCGTCCCTCCGACCCCAGGGCTGGTCTCCCTGGCCACAACTTCGGCCTCTGAGAGCCTCAAGCCAGAGCAGCTGGACATGGAGGAGGAGGGCAGGCCAGGCCTAGCAACGTTCCATGCAGTGGGGGGCCCTGCTCAGGGTGCTCCCCGTCAGCAGCCCCCAGTGCCGCCCTCAGACACCCTCTTGGACCTGCACTTTCCCAGCGACCACCTGGGGGATCTTGGGGACCCCTTCCACTTGGGGCTGACGGACATtctgatggaggaggaggagggggtgttGGGGGGACTGTCGGGGGGCGCCTTGTCCCCACTGCGGGCTGCCTCTGACCCCCTGCTCTCTTCCGTGTCCCCCGCTGTCTCCAAGGCCAGCAGCCGCCGCAGCAGCTTCAGCATGGAAGAGGAGTCCTGA